The Thomasclavelia ramosa DSM 1402 genome includes a region encoding these proteins:
- a CDS encoding O-antigen ligase family protein — translation MKFINSLKERFTKEQLMIIATALSLSTPFYICVPFLLLETLYLLYTKKIINAFKSTPKSKYLIIFMLLTLAISLIYQNWIGVGCVALIFIFVSLMLYYRQYINEDTFEFILDMLIALSILWAIYGLFEQIQILDRLGYDHFTLKVFSRRENRLNSVFFNANYYAMMIEFTIMMIGYKIFGTKNVKKQLYYFIVACLNFFLLYMTGCRTAFVATAGAMLVFLIINKNYRICSLIGLLCIIGGIYFIFNPEQFPRIEKLVDNFTVRTKIWHAAIEGIKAHPLFGQGPMTYMMIFKQYGGHVTQHAHSVYLDPILSFGVVGVATLVPYMFDNCKRLFKVYQEKLNLRYVALVISCIAVILLHGVLDYTIFWVHTGMLFLLIASSFEMFKHK, via the coding sequence ATGAAATTTATCAATTCATTAAAAGAACGTTTTACTAAGGAACAATTAATGATTATTGCTACCGCCCTTAGTTTATCTACCCCATTTTATATTTGTGTACCTTTTTTATTACTTGAAACATTATACCTATTGTACACTAAAAAAATTATAAATGCGTTTAAAAGTACCCCAAAATCTAAATATTTAATAATTTTTATGCTTTTAACATTAGCTATTTCTTTAATTTATCAAAATTGGATTGGTGTAGGATGTGTCGCACTTATCTTTATCTTTGTTTCACTAATGTTATATTATCGACAATATATCAATGAAGATACTTTTGAATTTATTTTAGATATGTTAATTGCATTATCGATTCTATGGGCCATTTATGGACTATTTGAACAAATTCAAATTCTCGATCGTTTAGGTTATGATCATTTTACTTTAAAAGTATTTAGCAGACGTGAAAATCGTCTTAATTCTGTTTTCTTCAATGCTAATTACTATGCCATGATGATTGAATTTACCATCATGATGATTGGATATAAAATATTTGGTACTAAAAATGTCAAAAAACAGCTTTATTATTTTATCGTTGCCTGCCTTAATTTCTTTTTATTATATATGACTGGATGTCGTACCGCTTTTGTTGCAACCGCTGGAGCAATGTTAGTATTCTTGATCATCAATAAAAATTACCGGATTTGCAGTTTAATTGGGCTACTTTGTATCATTGGTGGTATTTATTTTATCTTTAATCCTGAACAGTTCCCAAGAATTGAAAAACTAGTTGATAACTTTACTGTAAGAACAAAGATCTGGCATGCTGCAATTGAAGGAATCAAAGCCCATCCGCTCTTTGGTCAAGGCCCAATGACATATATGATGATTTTTAAACAGTATGGTGGTCATGTCACTCAACATGCTCACAGCGTCTATCTTGATCCGATTTTATCATTTGGTGTCGTTGGCGTTGCTACTCTTGTTCCTTATATGTTTGATAATTGTAAAAGATTATTTAAGGTCTATCAAGAAAAGCTAAATCTCCGTTATGTCGCCCTTGTAATTTCATGCATTGCAGTTATTCTATTACATGGTGTTCTTGATTATACAATTTTCTGGGTACACACAGGTATGCTATTTTTATTAATTGCTTCATCATTTGAAATGTTTAAACATAAATAA
- a CDS encoding TetR/AcrR family transcriptional regulator translates to MTTQEKIINVATQEFLNSGYLGASLRKIAKAAHVTTGAMYGYYKNKEALFNDIVEEVSEEFKNDYLVEGINLETIDYIYQNFEVFKLIICCSKGTRYEEYLDCLVNEKTKQFNEHGFDDKLSHIINHSYLFGVFEIVRHQMTEKQAEDFVSDLQEFYQAGWNKLLERKEI, encoded by the coding sequence ATGACTACACAAGAAAAAATTATAAATGTTGCGACTCAGGAGTTTTTAAATAGTGGGTATCTTGGTGCATCGCTAAGAAAAATTGCCAAAGCAGCTCATGTAACAACTGGAGCAATGTATGGATATTATAAAAATAAAGAGGCACTTTTTAATGATATTGTTGAAGAAGTGTCTGAGGAATTTAAAAATGATTATTTGGTTGAGGGAATTAATCTTGAGACGATTGATTACATTTATCAAAATTTTGAAGTTTTTAAATTAATCATTTGCTGTAGTAAAGGAACTCGTTATGAAGAATATTTAGATTGTTTAGTAAATGAAAAAACGAAGCAATTTAATGAACATGGTTTTGATGATAAATTATCACATATTATTAATCATTCATATTTATTTGGTGTTTTTGAAATTGTCCGTCATCAAATGACTGAGAAACAAGCTGAGGATTTTGTCAGTGATTTACAAGAATTTTATCAGGCGGGCTGGAATAAGTTATTAGAAAGAAAGGAAATATAA
- a CDS encoding ABC transporter ATP-binding protein has translation MRKIVEIKNLVKSYGGKDYQTKVLKNINLDIYENDFIAIMGPSGAGKSTLLNMLSTLDKPTRGEIIIDGEDITKVNNKRLSKIRQEKIGFIFQDYNLLDNMTLQDNIALPLSLNGKRSREIIEKTKQMASLFGLSEHLNKYPYQLSGGQKQRGASARALITNPRIIFADEPTGALDSKSSKDLLISLKKANESGNATILMVTHDAYSASYAKQVYMLSDGAIKCRLNHSGERQKFYDEILSLLASMGSEQE, from the coding sequence ATGAGAAAGATTGTGGAAATAAAAAATCTCGTTAAAAGTTATGGTGGTAAAGATTATCAGACTAAAGTATTAAAAAATATTAATTTAGACATTTATGAAAATGATTTTATTGCAATTATGGGACCTTCTGGAGCAGGTAAATCGACTTTATTAAATATGTTATCAACTTTAGATAAACCAACTCGTGGTGAAATCATTATTGATGGTGAGGATATTACAAAGGTTAATAATAAGCGGTTGTCGAAAATTAGACAGGAGAAAATTGGTTTTATTTTTCAAGATTATAATTTATTAGATAATATGACTTTACAGGATAATATTGCTTTACCGTTGAGTTTAAATGGAAAGAGAAGCCGTGAAATTATTGAAAAGACTAAACAGATGGCCTCTTTATTTGGATTAAGTGAACATTTAAATAAATATCCTTATCAATTATCAGGGGGACAAAAGCAGCGTGGTGCCAGTGCACGAGCATTGATTACTAATCCACGGATTATTTTTGCTGATGAACCGACAGGAGCATTAGATTCTAAATCAAGTAAAGATTTATTAATTTCTTTGAAAAAAGCGAATGAGTCAGGCAATGCAACGATTTTAATGGTAACTCATGATGCTTATAGTGCCAGCTATGCTAAACAGGTTTATATGCTTAGTGATGGAGCAATTAAATGTCGCTTAAATCATAGTGGTGAGCGACAAAAGTTTTATGATGAAATTTTAAGCTTACTAGCTTCGATGGGAAGTGAACAAGAATGA
- a CDS encoding FtsX-like permease family protein, giving the protein MSLFKLAYSNFKRSVKNYVALIISLSFSIFTFFNFQNIVFSNAMDVLKEKNSDYIAIIIQVISIVLIIFVFFFIWYATNVFLSQRKKEIGIFTFMGLDNVKIGKMYVIEVAMIGLLSLIIGLGSGALFSKLFTMLLLRLSDISVDVSFSFSIIPVLLTTALFVTIFAIMIIKGYINILRSSVLDMLSASKQNELREEKIIITLLKVVIGVVLICGGYYAAMMVGDMSSFIYIFYAVVLVVAGIYFLYNGVIPFVIKKLAQNKSYLYQKERSLWVNNLAFRLKKNYRAYAMVTILMICSVTVLATSFAMKQRYDNISHFRDTYTYTVMANKALDGNQIAQKISSNNELNYHNSLNYIALNADMVKSKYLYNQYGVVSYSQLKKAAKEAKIEFDIPKLDDQQVVNLTRLYLLDISDPEINPVIEIAGEKYQIVDETATSYLGLLQENISTYIVSDNTYEKLRNFGQEFYMYNYQIKDSNNYQASIDYLNSLVKDGPVDYVSYLANDPNGGDIAWVRVMYSICIFLFLVFILASGSIIFMKLSNEAFEDRERYNVLKKLGISKRTLSRSIRNEIRFAYYCPFVLMVLSSYFSVHALANVMKTELYTVNIVSAIVILVIFYIIYTISVLMFKKKVLSDH; this is encoded by the coding sequence ATGAGTTTATTTAAATTAGCTTATTCAAATTTTAAACGCAGTGTCAAAAATTATGTTGCTTTGATTATTTCTTTATCGTTTTCAATTTTTACGTTTTTTAATTTTCAAAATATTGTTTTTTCTAATGCGATGGATGTTTTAAAAGAAAAAAACAGTGATTATATTGCAATTATTATTCAAGTTATTTCTATTGTTTTAATAATTTTTGTCTTCTTTTTTATCTGGTATGCGACAAATGTTTTTTTATCACAGCGTAAAAAAGAAATTGGAATTTTTACTTTTATGGGACTGGATAATGTAAAAATTGGTAAGATGTATGTAATTGAAGTTGCGATGATTGGACTTTTATCATTAATTATTGGCCTAGGGAGTGGAGCGCTTTTTTCTAAACTTTTTACAATGTTGTTATTACGCTTATCAGATATAAGCGTGGATGTTTCATTTAGTTTTAGTATTATTCCTGTATTACTGACAACCGCTTTATTTGTCACGATTTTTGCTATTATGATTATTAAAGGCTATATTAACATTTTAAGAAGCAGTGTTTTAGATATGTTATCAGCATCAAAACAAAATGAATTACGTGAAGAAAAAATAATTATTACTTTATTAAAAGTGGTAATTGGGGTAGTTTTGATTTGTGGTGGCTATTATGCTGCGATGATGGTTGGTGATATGTCTTCGTTTATCTATATATTTTATGCAGTAGTTTTGGTTGTTGCTGGAATCTATTTTCTATATAATGGGGTAATTCCGTTTGTAATTAAAAAGTTAGCTCAAAACAAAAGTTATCTATATCAAAAAGAACGCTCATTGTGGGTCAATAATTTAGCATTTCGTTTAAAAAAGAATTATCGTGCTTATGCAATGGTAACGATTTTAATGATTTGTTCGGTTACCGTTTTAGCAACCTCATTTGCAATGAAACAACGCTACGATAATATCAGTCATTTTAGAGATACTTATACTTATACTGTGATGGCAAATAAAGCTCTTGATGGCAACCAAATTGCTCAAAAAATCAGTAGTAATAATGAGCTCAACTATCATAATAGTCTAAACTATATTGCCTTAAATGCAGATATGGTTAAAAGTAAATATCTATATAATCAGTATGGTGTAGTTTCATATAGCCAGTTAAAAAAAGCCGCAAAAGAGGCTAAAATTGAATTTGATATACCAAAATTAGATGATCAGCAAGTAGTTAATTTGACGAGATTATATTTACTTGATATCTCAGATCCTGAAATTAATCCGGTGATAGAAATTGCAGGTGAAAAATATCAAATTGTTGATGAAACTGCAACATCATATTTAGGATTATTGCAAGAAAATATTAGTACCTATATTGTTAGTGATAACACATATGAAAAGTTAAGAAATTTTGGACAAGAGTTTTATATGTATAACTATCAAATAAAAGATTCTAATAATTATCAAGCATCGATTGATTATTTAAATAGTTTGGTAAAAGATGGACCTGTAGATTATGTGAGTTATTTAGCCAATGATCCTAATGGTGGGGATATTGCTTGGGTTCGAGTAATGTACTCTATTTGTATTTTCTTGTTTTTAGTATTCATTTTAGCTAGTGGAAGTATCATTTTTATGAAATTGAGTAATGAGGCTTTTGAGGATCGAGAGAGATATAATGTTCTAAAAAAACTAGGAATCAGTAAACGAACATTGAGTAGGTCAATTAGAAATGAGATACGTTTTGCTTATTATTGTCCTTTTGTTTTGATGGTACTGTCCTCATATTTTTCTGTTCATGCGCTAGCTAATGTTATGAAGACAGAACTATACACTGTAAATATTGTTAGTGCTATCGTTATTTTAGTAATCTTTTATATAATCTATACTATTTCAGTATTAATGTTTAAAAAGAAAGTATTGAGTGATCATTAA
- a CDS encoding TRM11 family SAM-dependent methyltransferase — protein sequence MKKYLYVFNYPPEDKELCALEFRTLFKDEFKSKYYLSNKDYSVDKSVFVKAKLDLWGIDADFNKLIEKVAALHKDYQNFKVIYLKNEVTHVDYQESLLRCKDISWGIAGSVNMSRPQHTIAITKLEDQWLCGYYHHGVPSWQKHDDKPNTFSNSLDIRLARTLVNLAAGDNDQVTIVDPCCGMGTVVLEGLALDLDIEGFDISREISWQARKNLKYYGYDEYLINKVSIHDLQKHYDVAIMDIPYNLYTPITYEEQCRMIQSSRRICDKMIMVTFEEMSKEINQAGFLIIDGCLRKKTEYVKFGRYIYICI from the coding sequence ATGAAAAAGTATTTATATGTTTTTAACTATCCCCCAGAAGATAAAGAATTATGTGCTTTAGAATTTAGAACATTATTTAAAGATGAATTTAAGAGTAAATATTATTTATCAAATAAAGATTATAGTGTTGATAAAAGTGTTTTTGTAAAAGCAAAGCTCGATCTTTGGGGAATAGATGCTGATTTTAATAAACTAATCGAAAAAGTGGCTGCGCTGCATAAAGATTACCAGAATTTTAAAGTAATATATTTAAAAAATGAAGTTACTCATGTTGACTATCAAGAAAGTTTACTTAGGTGTAAAGATATTTCTTGGGGTATTGCAGGAAGTGTTAATATGTCTAGACCGCAACATACTATCGCGATTACAAAATTAGAAGATCAATGGCTTTGCGGTTATTATCATCATGGTGTTCCGTCTTGGCAAAAACACGATGATAAACCTAATACTTTTTCTAATTCTTTAGATATCCGGTTAGCTCGAACTTTAGTTAATTTAGCAGCTGGAGATAATGATCAGGTAACGATCGTTGATCCTTGTTGTGGTATGGGGACAGTTGTTCTAGAAGGACTCGCTTTAGATTTAGATATTGAAGGATTCGATATTTCCAGGGAAATATCTTGGCAAGCACGTAAAAATTTAAAGTATTATGGTTATGATGAGTATTTGATTAATAAGGTGAGTATTCATGACTTACAAAAACATTACGATGTTGCAATCATGGATATCCCATATAATTTATATACTCCAATAACTTACGAAGAACAGTGTAGAATGATTCAGTCCTCGCGAAGAATTTGTGACAAAATGATTATGGTAACTTTTGAGGAAATGAGTAAAGAAATAAATCAAGCTGGCTTTTTGATCATTGACGGCTGCTTACGTAAAAAGACAGAATATGTTAAATTTGGACGCTATATTTATATTTGTATTTAA
- a CDS encoding ZIP family metal transporter, which yields METLIGILIPFIGTTAGAACVYFMKNKMNDLVQKVLLGFASGVMIAASVWSLLIPAMDMSSDLGKMAFVPAAVGFLLGIAFLLLLDRNVPHMHLDNEEEGPKSQLKKSTMLVLAVTLHNIPEGMAVGVIFAGLASGSQGVTYAGALALSLGIAIQNFPEGAIISMPLKSSGLSKNKSFIYGMLSGIVEPIGAGLTILMASLVVPILPYLLAFAAGAMVYVVVEELIPEASQGHHSNIATIGFAIGFVVMMMLDVALG from the coding sequence ATGGAAACATTAATTGGAATATTGATTCCGTTTATTGGAACGACGGCAGGGGCAGCGTGTGTCTATTTTATGAAAAATAAAATGAACGATTTAGTTCAGAAAGTATTATTAGGATTTGCTTCGGGAGTAATGATTGCAGCTTCTGTTTGGTCACTATTGATTCCGGCGATGGATATGTCAAGTGATTTGGGAAAAATGGCGTTTGTTCCTGCAGCAGTAGGTTTTCTATTAGGAATAGCTTTTTTGCTTTTACTTGATCGTAATGTACCTCATATGCATTTGGATAATGAAGAAGAGGGTCCTAAAAGTCAATTGAAAAAATCAACAATGTTAGTCTTAGCAGTAACTTTGCATAACATCCCAGAAGGAATGGCAGTTGGAGTTATTTTTGCGGGATTGGCATCTGGAAGTCAGGGAGTAACTTATGCGGGAGCTTTAGCTTTATCGCTGGGAATTGCAATTCAAAACTTTCCTGAAGGAGCAATTATTTCAATGCCGTTAAAAAGTTCTGGGTTATCAAAGAACAAATCATTTATATATGGGATGCTATCAGGTATTGTTGAACCGATTGGTGCAGGATTAACTATTTTGATGGCTTCATTAGTAGTACCGATTTTACCATATCTATTAGCATTTGCGGCAGGAGCCATGGTTTATGTAGTTGTTGAGGAACTTATTCCGGAGGCTTCACAAGGGCATCATAGTAATATTGCAACTATTGGTTTTGCTATTGGGTTTGTCGTGATGATGATGTTAGATGTCGCCTTAGGTTAA
- a CDS encoding sensor histidine kinase has product MINYLKEKLRPIVGGMLVLVFINIYFLYLCGSRLYLSDLVYLDVILIFIGITIFIYGNVKYRAVEKIMKTNNFLTTKELKSYLSLQALSVIEQNDLYYHEEINHLSTQIQELSDYISRWSHEAKLPIASMRLMNERNQDLVLKKQMRLTIEQIQLLLNTMLMSSKLRNPVNDIKIEKVFLSQVIKEAIKHQSYFLINDHFKINLKVENEYVYSDRRWLTYMLDQFITNSIKYKQTEPNLTFYIREDHDGLELIVEDNGIGIASEDAPYIFDRGFIGHNLRDGDYRSTGMGLYFVKEIAEKLGIKVIYDNTFCSGSRFKLQFEDNAEYFMLDY; this is encoded by the coding sequence TTGATTAATTATTTAAAAGAGAAATTACGGCCTATTGTAGGTGGAATGTTAGTTTTAGTATTTATTAATATTTATTTTTTATATTTGTGTGGTAGTCGCTTATATTTAAGTGATCTGGTTTATTTGGATGTTATTTTAATTTTTATTGGGATTACGATCTTTATTTATGGAAATGTGAAATACCGAGCAGTTGAAAAAATAATGAAAACTAATAATTTTTTGACCACAAAGGAATTAAAAAGCTATTTATCGTTGCAAGCACTTAGTGTTATTGAGCAAAACGATTTATATTATCATGAAGAAATTAATCACTTAAGTACTCAAATACAAGAATTATCGGATTATATTTCTAGATGGTCACATGAAGCTAAGTTGCCGATTGCTTCAATGCGCTTAATGAATGAACGTAATCAAGATCTAGTTTTAAAAAAACAAATGCGTTTAACTATTGAACAAATTCAATTATTATTAAATACAATGTTAATGTCTAGTAAGCTTAGAAATCCTGTGAATGATATTAAAATAGAGAAAGTTTTTTTATCTCAAGTTATTAAGGAAGCGATAAAACATCAATCTTATTTCTTAATTAATGATCATTTTAAAATTAATTTAAAGGTAGAGAATGAGTATGTTTATAGTGATCGGCGCTGGTTAACATATATGCTGGACCAGTTCATTACCAACTCGATTAAATATAAACAAACAGAACCAAATTTGACTTTTTATATTAGAGAAGATCATGATGGATTAGAACTTATTGTTGAAGATAATGGAATCGGAATTGCATCGGAAGATGCTCCATATATATTTGACCGTGGCTTTATCGGTCATAATCTTCGTGATGGAGACTATCGCTCAACGGGAATGGGTTTATATTTTGTTAAAGAGATAGCAGAGAAGTTAGGCATTAAAGTTATCTATGATAATACTTTTTGCTCAGGAAGCCGCTTTAAATTACAATTTGAAGATAATGCAGAATATTTCATGCTAGATTACTAA
- a CDS encoding response regulator transcription factor yields the protein MKIMIVEDDLILARELQLLCVKWNFQAKYLEDFKHVDQVYCTYQPDLILLDINLPFYDGFYWCQKIRENSTVPILFISSREQNADKILALSAGGDDYIEKPFDLELLLVKIKAILRRTYEYKHLEKEYLDEDTSYDIVRGRFVYQNKVLELTKSEGKIMSTLLGQRGNWVTREQLMMTLWNTDEFVTDATLSVHISRLRNKLKELTNGKDIIKTKKGVGYYID from the coding sequence ATGAAAATCATGATAGTTGAAGATGATTTGATCTTGGCGCGTGAATTGCAATTATTATGTGTTAAGTGGAATTTTCAGGCAAAGTATCTTGAGGATTTTAAGCATGTAGATCAAGTATATTGTACATATCAGCCGGATTTGATTTTATTAGATATTAATTTGCCTTTTTATGATGGTTTTTACTGGTGTCAAAAGATAAGGGAAAATTCCACAGTACCAATATTATTTATTTCTAGTCGAGAGCAAAATGCTGATAAAATTCTGGCACTGTCAGCTGGAGGCGATGATTATATTGAAAAACCATTTGATTTAGAATTGCTGTTGGTGAAAATAAAAGCAATATTGAGAAGAACTTATGAATATAAACATTTGGAAAAAGAATATCTTGATGAGGATACCTCTTATGATATTGTGAGGGGGCGATTTGTATATCAAAATAAAGTTTTAGAATTGACTAAATCAGAAGGTAAGATAATGTCGACACTATTAGGGCAACGAGGCAACTGGGTAACCAGGGAACAGTTGATGATGACATTGTGGAATACTGATGAATTTGTTACTGATGCGACTTTATCGGTTCATATTTCACGTCTACGAAATAAATTAAAGGAATTAACGAATGGAAAAGATATTATTAAGACGAAAAAGGGAGTAGGTTATTATATTGATTAA
- a CDS encoding ATP-binding cassette domain-containing protein gives MKDIIIKNAYHGNLKNLDLTIPRNKLVVITGLSGSGKSTLAIDVLYQECQRQYLEAISFQGINKPGVEVIRNVSPAVVITQDEKNNNPRSSLGTVTDIYTDIRMIYEKLGVRKCPHCGKMIDASYCHEELVRADNDFTVYMYCNYCHYKMEKLTRSHFSFNSEKGACPTCFGLGKTLILNLDKVLEPNLSLREGAVAFWHHRYKEYQIEQLEKVYRELGLSVTPETKVIDFNQQQRVILLYGTESKQFKELFGKIKISKFEGIITNLWRRVEEKKNQSKEISSYFDEQVCSDCHGEKLNSLSRQITVNKTVITATTKMPLTELLHWLEQLEATVSGPQKEAVQQYIIDLKTKIQRIINVGLGYLHLDRQTMTLSGGEKQRIKLAAALQSQLTGIIYIFDEPTMGLHPKDTAGIINVLKELRDQENTVIVIEHDLDVIKAADYLIDLGPGAGKHGGQILALGTYHELQNNPSSITGQYFVNKKKCKRVYRTSNRYFEVKNAHVHNLKNIDVTFLVDCLNVVTGVSGSGKSTLVFAVLAKQHYRYFDDIIAVRQESITTTRRSNIATYTGIYDEIRKLFGSLEATKEMGFTAKHFSFNSQGGRCENCEGLGTVTSNMLFFKDVEVVCPVCQGKRFIPEILALKYHEHSIDDVLHLSVDEGVGFFSDCPKIIKTLKMLQDVGLGYLELGQVLTTLSGGEKQRLKLATTLLTNINKHNLYLIDEPTIGLHPLDIEHLLLLLDRIVDSGNTVVIVEHNQQIINAADWIVDLGPAGGNDGGYVIAAGTPNDIKGNENSIIGEFL, from the coding sequence ATGAAAGATATTATAATTAAAAATGCGTATCATGGTAATTTAAAGAATCTTGATTTGACGATTCCTCGGAATAAATTAGTCGTAATCACTGGTTTATCCGGGTCAGGTAAATCAACTTTAGCAATTGATGTTCTTTATCAAGAATGTCAGCGACAGTATTTAGAAGCAATTTCTTTTCAAGGAATTAATAAACCAGGAGTCGAAGTAATAAGAAATGTTTCACCAGCAGTTGTAATTACACAGGATGAAAAAAATAATAATCCTCGTTCTTCACTGGGAACAGTAACAGATATTTACACTGATATTCGAATGATTTATGAAAAGCTAGGAGTTCGTAAATGTCCCCACTGTGGTAAAATGATTGATGCATCATACTGTCATGAAGAATTAGTTCGAGCTGATAATGATTTTACTGTTTATATGTACTGTAATTATTGTCATTATAAGATGGAAAAATTAACAAGATCACATTTTTCTTTTAATAGTGAAAAAGGTGCCTGTCCAACTTGCTTTGGATTAGGTAAAACATTAATACTTAATTTAGATAAAGTACTTGAGCCAAACTTATCTCTTCGCGAGGGTGCAGTTGCATTTTGGCATCATCGTTATAAAGAATATCAAATCGAACAATTAGAAAAAGTATATCGAGAACTGGGGCTTTCAGTGACTCCGGAAACAAAAGTGATTGATTTTAATCAGCAGCAAAGAGTGATCTTATTATATGGAACTGAATCAAAACAGTTTAAGGAACTTTTTGGTAAAATAAAAATAAGTAAGTTTGAAGGAATTATAACTAATTTATGGCGTCGGGTTGAAGAAAAGAAAAATCAAAGTAAAGAAATAAGCAGTTATTTCGATGAACAGGTATGTTCTGATTGTCATGGTGAAAAGCTTAATTCATTAAGTCGTCAAATTACAGTGAATAAAACAGTTATTACAGCAACAACAAAAATGCCTTTGACGGAATTACTACATTGGCTTGAGCAGCTGGAAGCTACTGTTTCAGGACCACAAAAAGAAGCTGTCCAACAATATATAATTGATTTAAAAACAAAAATTCAAAGAATCATTAATGTTGGTTTAGGATATTTGCATTTAGATCGTCAAACAATGACTTTATCTGGCGGTGAGAAACAAAGAATTAAATTGGCAGCGGCTTTACAAAGTCAGTTAACGGGGATAATTTATATTTTTGATGAGCCAACAATGGGATTACATCCTAAAGATACAGCAGGAATTATTAATGTTTTAAAGGAATTGCGAGATCAAGAGAATACGGTGATTGTAATTGAACATGATTTAGATGTAATTAAAGCAGCAGATTATTTAATTGACCTTGGACCTGGTGCAGGAAAGCATGGTGGTCAAATTCTTGCATTAGGAACTTATCACGAGTTGCAAAATAATCCTAGTTCAATAACTGGACAATATTTTGTTAATAAAAAGAAATGTAAAAGAGTATATCGAACAAGTAATCGATATTTTGAGGTGAAAAATGCTCATGTTCATAATTTGAAAAATATTGATGTAACTTTTTTAGTTGATTGTTTAAATGTTGTTACCGGTGTATCAGGGTCTGGTAAAAGTACTTTGGTGTTTGCTGTATTAGCTAAACAGCATTATCGATATTTTGATGATATTATTGCTGTCAGACAAGAAAGTATTACGACGACAAGGCGCTCTAATATTGCTACATATACAGGAATTTATGATGAAATTAGAAAGCTTTTTGGAAGTTTAGAAGCAACTAAAGAAATGGGTTTTACGGCTAAACATTTTTCTTTTAACAGCCAAGGAGGACGTTGTGAAAATTGTGAAGGATTAGGAACTGTTACTAGCAACATGTTATTTTTTAAAGATGTTGAGGTTGTCTGTCCAGTTTGTCAAGGAAAACGTTTCATTCCTGAAATCCTTGCATTAAAATATCATGAACATTCAATTGATGATGTGCTTCATTTATCAGTTGATGAAGGGGTCGGTTTTTTTAGTGATTGTCCCAAAATAATTAAAACTTTAAAAATGCTGCAAGATGTTGGTTTAGGGTATTTAGAATTGGGACAAGTTTTAACAACGCTGTCGGGTGGTGAAAAACAGCGTTTAAAATTGGCAACGACATTACTAACAAACATAAATAAACATAATCTTTATTTAATTGATGAACCAACAATTGGCTTACATCCTCTGGATATTGAGCATTTACTACTTTTGCTTGATCGTATTGTTGATAGTGGTAATACAGTAGTAATCGTTGAACATAATCAGCAGATTATCAATGCTGCTGACTGGATCGTTGATCTGGGGCCAGCGGGAGGAAATGATGGTGGTTATGTAATTGCTGCTGGGACACCAAATGATATAAAGGGTAATGAGAATTCAATAATTGGTGAATTTTTGTAA
- the mscL gene encoding large conductance mechanosensitive channel protein MscL: MKKKSGIIEEFKKFITRGNVMDMAVGVIVGGAFTTIVTSLNNDIISPILGIFGGVDFSDLKLVMGSGENAPVLKYGSFLTAVINFLIIAMIIFLIVRAMNKINESIKAKLTDKEEVLVETTKVCPYCREKVAKEATRCPHCTSILEEKVD, from the coding sequence ATGAAAAAAAAATCAGGTATTATTGAGGAATTTAAGAAGTTTATAACTCGAGGAAATGTTATGGACATGGCTGTAGGGGTCATTGTTGGTGGTGCTTTTACAACAATCGTAACTTCACTTAATAATGATATTATTTCACCGATTTTAGGGATTTTTGGCGGAGTTGATTTTTCTGATTTAAAACTTGTCATGGGGAGTGGTGAAAATGCTCCAGTTTTAAAGTATGGAAGTTTTTTAACGGCGGTGATTAATTTCTTAATTATAGCAATGATTATTTTCTTAATTGTTCGTGCAATGAATAAAATTAATGAAAGTATCAAAGCTAAATTGACTGACAAGGAAGAAGTGCTGGTTGAAACAACAAAAGTATGCCCTTATTGTAGAGAAAAAGTTGCGAAAGAGGCAACCCGCTGTCCTCATTGTACTTCTATTCTAGAAGAAAAAGTTGATTAA